Part of the Methanosphaera sp. WGK6 genome is shown below.
ATTATTATATCCTTAATTTTACCCCATTGGTCATTATTTTTATCAAAAACCTTTTTACTTAGTAATTCTGTAAGATACATCCTCTCACCACCCTCATATTATTGTAATGAATTTGAAGAAATATATTAAAAGTTTAGTCTAAATCTAATTTTAATGGTTCTTCTTTAAGTCTTTCCATTACAATTAATTCACGCAATTCTTCAATTCCGTCAATTGTTCTTATTTCTGCATTTATTATTTCATTTAATTCTTCTAATGTGTGTGACCATACTTTGATTAAAATATCATATTCTCCAGAGATACTGTAAACTTCTGAAACTTTTTTTAGCTTAGGTAATTCTTTTTCAACGTTTTCATGTTTTTCTGTTTCAGTTTGTATTATAATCATTGCAGTTACTTTTATTCCTACTGCTTCTGGATTTACTATTGTTGTGTATTGTTCGATTACATTGTTTTTTTCTAATTTTTTAATTCTGTTTGATATGGTTGAATCAGGTATCCCTGTTTTTAATGATAATTTAGATACGGGCATTCTCGAATTTTCTACTAATTCATTTAAAATTTTTTTATCATTTTCATCCATTGCAATGCTTCCCATTATGTGTAAATTTTTTTATTGAAAATTATGCTTGGATTTATATGTGTTATTTAAACTATATATAATTTGGGAGAAATAGCAAAAATAATAAAAAAAATGGGTGAAATCACAACTTAATAATAAAAAATTGTGGAAATACCAAAAAATAATGATAAAAATACTAAAACCAATAAATAAATTATGTTTAAAACTCAAAAAAAATAATAAAAATAGAATAAAAAAAACTTATAAGATATAATTTTTAAAAGAAAAACCAATTTAAAACCATTAAAATTTAATTTTATTTAAAATAATCACTGAAATATTCCTATAAAATCGTACAATATATCCAACAACAATTCCAGCAAATACTGTACCCAAACCAATCCCTTTAAATGTTCCATACAATACTAATGATAAAATTACACCTATTATAACATTACTTGTATCAAATGCTGTTTTTAATTTACCAAATTCAATATCAGTAACAGATTTAATAGCTAAAGATACACCTTCACCAGGCAATACCACTGCATTAGAATTTACTTCTAAAAGTACACCTAATGCTATAACAAAACAACTAATAATACAAACAATCCATTGATCTATGAGTGTTATAGGTTCTACGAATGATAAAACACCTAACGCGAAGTCAATAAAATATCCAAAGATACTTGTTACTACAATTTGCATCAATTGTATTTTTTCAAAGTTTGATTTTAAAACAATTATTTGAATTAAAATAAGTAACATATTAAAAATAACCGTTATTGTTCCAAGAGATAATGGAACAGCAAAACTTAAAACATTTGGTATGCATGATATAGGTGTTGTTCCTAAATCGGATTTAACAGATAATGCTACACCAAAGGACATTATAAATAATCCTATGATTAAAATAAAATAATTCCTGAGTAATTGTTTAAAATTTATATCATATAAATCTAAATTAATATACTGTTTAATTATGCTTTTTTTCATCTTATCAATAATATATATGTAAATTATTATATTAAAAGATAACTTGATATAAAAAGAGAAAATAACAAAATAAAATCTATTTTTGTCCTGAAATCACGAAATAACGATAATATTTGAAAAAAACATCTACATTAACATACCCTATTTGTTTATACCATTTAATTGTATCCCTTAGTGTTGCAGGCTTATCTAATGTTCTTCTTTTACGTAGAATTTCTTTTTCATATTCTGGCATGTTTTGTGTTTGAAGGTGTGATTCATCTTTTTCCTTATATAGTTGTTCTGTTTTATCTGTTGCTCCACTTACCTGGTCAGCATTTATAAATACACCACCATCAAGTAAGTGATTGTAAATTTTTTCGTATAATTCTTGTTTTTCATCATCCGTTAAGTGATGTATGGATAATGATGAAATTATTATATCATATTGTTCTGGAAAGTTATGAGTTAAATAATTTGCTTCTATATAATTAAATAAGATTTCATTTTCAAATTTTTTTCTTGCTTTTTCTAACATTTTATGAGACATATCTATTAATGTTATTTCACTTTTTGGATGTTGTTTATGTAATAATTCTGTTAATATTCCAGTTCCTGCACCTAAATCAAGTATTTTTGGATTATTATATTTTTTTGTAAGATCTATTGCGGTTTGATAAAATTCATCCATTAAAGGTATTGCTTGTTTTCTGTAGTTATCATACTTATTTGATCCTTGATTAAATGCATCTTTTACTTTTTGAGTTTCCATGATTAGTTTTCTCCCCTATTTTTTAGTTTCTATGTAGCTATTGTTAATCTTAACTTGTATATTTCAGGATCCAATATATAATTTAAATAATTATGCCTATTTTTTGTATCATAAATTATGTAAGTATTATTTTTATTAGTGTTTATATGAATATAAATTGTGTCATTATCATTGGACAATAATGTTTTTAAGTTATTATTTATATTCTTTGTATTTTCTACTTCATCCATTACTTCTTGATTATATGAATTTGTTAAAATATACCTCACATTATTCCTAGTTACTATATAAAAAATTCCATTACCTAGTTGAGCATTATTTATTTCAAGAGGTTTACACGACCATGAGCCATTCTTATTTTCATGATTATATGGACATTTATTATTAACATCATTATCACTTATTCTAAATATATTATACCCAAAATCAAGTATTATGTCTGCTTCCTTGGAATAAATACTTTTATTATTATCTAATGTATGGTTTCCTGCAATATAAGTTATATTTGTAGGATTATTTTTAGGATACATTATTAAAGAATAACAAGTACCTTCTGGAAACATGTTAGTTAGTAGATAATTATTATTTTTTAATTTAATTAATTTATCATAACTTATCATAGAACTAGTACTATTTTCTCTAAGTCCTATTGTTTTAATATTATTTTCAGTTATAGTATCCCAATTAGCAGGAGTACCTTCTGTTTTTACAAGAGTATCCAAGATAGTTTCTACTAATTGATTTGATTCATAGTTATTTAATGTCATTACCTGATTATTATTAATATTATTTATTGTATAAACAAGCATGGAGAAAATTATTGTTAAAATTATAATATAAACTATTAAATCAGTTATTATTAATTGTCCTTTAGAATTCATAACCCATATTTCAATTTATGTCCATTATCCAAATAAATTACTGTTGTATTATTTAATATTATTTTATTTCCAGCATATTGTCCATTTTCTGTCATGTTGAATAATACGTGGTCAATTGATACTGGAGCTCTGTCTCTTTCTTGTGTAGATATAATAAATGTCTCTAGCCCTCTATGAGAACATGTTGATTTATTTTCTAATCTACATAATATACATAATCCATCATGACTTTCATGATAATAATGATTATTAACACAATTAGCTATTATTGTATTATTATGACCGTGTTTTGTATATTCATCATATGGACATTTCTTTATAACATAAGCCTCCCTTGTATTATTATAAACTGTGCTATTTTCTATTTGAATTATATTTGAAAGTTTATCATTATATTCTATGAAATTATTTGTTGGTTTTACACCTGTTCTTAGTGTAGGTAAAGGATCATATATTTCATAATTCCCCTCAGTTAAATTTACATAGATTTTATTATTTTTTTCTATTTTATTTTTTGAATTGAATGTTGTTTTTAGAGAATAAATTATTTCTATTTGGAATGGATTATCTGCTGCTTTAATATTTATAATTGTACAATTCAAGATACATCCAGAATTATTATAGTATTTTTCCTGATTTTGATTTATATTCTCTTGCAATCTACTTTTAAATATTTTTGTACTGTTATCATAGGGATTATTTGTAAGTATAACCTCTTTTGTCATATTATGTAATGTTTCTTTTGTGAGTATAGTGATTTCATTTTCAAAATCAGAAGTTATACTTGTTAACTTATTATTTTCTATATTTTCTGCTGTATTATTTACATAATGATTATCCTGTTCTATTGTTATGATTAATAATAATATAACTGGAATTATTATTAGTAAAAGTAAAATACTTGTTATATATCCATTATTATCTAGTTTTTTCATAATATTTTTCTAAGTCTACTATAAAATAGTATTACAATAATATAAATTATTATGATTTTTATTTAATAAATAATATGTGTATTAACAGAGTTAATTTTATAAAATTAGAAATAAAAAAGAAGAAGAAACTAGTTTTAGTTTATTTCGAGTGAATTCACAATTATTTTAAGTTTATATTCATCAGAATAATATTCATCATAATTTTTCATAATATCCATTATAACACGTATATTATCATCATCTAATAATGATTCTACTCTTGATTTGAAATTAATTGATTTTTCATTTGTATTTTCTTTATTAATTGTATTTATATATTCAGACCATTCATTGTTATTTTGATATTCTACTGTTTCATTCACAGGAAAACCTTGTGTTGTAATTCTGATTGATAGAGATAGATTCCTACTTCGAGATAACATATCTTCAATTGAATAATAAACTATTTTATCCATAAATAGTCCTCCTTTGAGTTGTATATACTAATATCTTTAAAAATGATATAATAAATTTATTTAGATAACTACCATCTGTTTTATTAAGTATTATCAAGAGAGCCATGTGAAAAAAATAAAGATAGTATTTATTAATAAAATTACTAAAGAAAATATAATTATTTTTAAATTTATCCTTAAAATATTAGTAGATTTCATTAAAAGTATTACATTTTGTATAGATAACTTAAAAAAAGTATTAAATACATTTAATAATGTTGAATAACATAATAGTAATAAAAAATATAGTAAAAAGTAATACTTTTATTAGTAGCGTGAAAATATGAACAAGGAGAATAACAAAACAGGAATATTACTAGTAGGACATGGAAGTAGACTAAAATACAATAAAGAATTAGTAACAGAAGTTGCACGAAAATATGCCTTAACTATGCCAGATTATAATGTTGAAGTAGGTTTTATGGAATTAGTAGAACCAAGTATTCCTCAATCATTTAACAAATTAAAAGAAACTGGTGTTAATAAAATAATAGTAAATCCTGTGTTTTTAGCTCATGGAATGCATACAAAAATTGATATTCCTACAATATTAGGTCTTGGACCACTAGTTGACCTTGAAAATCATCCACACCACCATCATAATCATAACCATGAACATCACCATCACCATCATAGAGATGCTAAATCAGAACCAGTGGAGTTTGATGGTGAAATAATATATTTAGAACCTCTAGGTGCAGATGATAAAATTGTTGATATTATAACAGATAGAATAAACAATGAATTAGAAAAAAATCCTACAAATCCACCAGAAAATACAGGAATATTACTAATAGGACATGGAAGTACATTACCCTACAATAATGAAGTTATTGAATCCATTGCAAAGAAATATATTTCACAAAACAAGGATTACCCAATCGAAGTAGGATTTATGCAACTTAGTAAGCCAACTATACTAGAATCATTTGATAAATTAAAAGAAAAAGGAGTTAAAAAAGTTATTGCTTGTCCAATATTCTTAGCTCATGGTATCCATACAAAATTAGATATACCACATTCTTTAGGTCTTAATCCAGAACCTATTAAAAGTTATCCAAAAAACTATGATAACATAGATGTTGTTGAATTTGATGGTGAAATAATATTAACAGAACCAATAGATGCAAATGATTCTATAATCGATATTATATCAGAAAGAATTAATCCTCATTTATAATATAGTTTTAATCTAAAACTTTATATAGAAATTATGTTCTAAATGATTAATAATAAATAGATGTTAATTAAATATATTAATTAAGAACAAACTTAATATAACATTCATTATTAACGGAGGATTAGTGCATGAGTGAGATTATAAAAGGATGGCGTCATAACGATCAAAGATACAATTTAATAGGAACCAAGTGTAACAAGTGCGGAAACACATTTTTCCCTAAAAGGGTAGTTTGTCCAAACTGTAGAAGCCATGGTGATATTGAAGATCTCCAATTCATAGGAACAGGTAAAATATACACCTACTCCGTAATTCATGCAGCAACAGATGATTTCAAAACAAATTCACCATATGCTGTAGGAATAATTGAATTAGATGAAGGTGCAAAAGTAACAGCACAAATAGTAGACTGTGATGTCAACAACTTAAACATCGGCGACGAAGTAGAAGTCGTATTTAGAAAAATCAGTGAAGAAGGAAAAGAAGGAGTTATATCATATGGATACAAATTCAAACTCAAAGAATGATACAGGAATATTACTAATAGGACATGGAAGTCGTCTTCCATACAACAAAGAAGTAGTAAGTGAAATAGCAAAAAAATACGCAGAAACAAAACCAGACTACAACATAGAAGTAGGATTCATGGAACTTGCTGAACCAAACATCCCTCAAGCATTTAACAAACTAAAAGAAACAGGAGTAAAAAAAATAATAGTAACTCCAGTATTTTTAGCTCATGGAATGCACACAAAAAGAGATATTCCAACAATACTTGGATTAGAACCAGCAGATATTGAAGCTGAACTTTCTGGTGGACATCATCATGACCACGGCCACGACCATGACCATGAAGAACACGAACACCATCATCATCACCATCATCATCATGATGAAGAACCAGAAACAATTGAATTTGATGGAGAAATCATATACACTGAACCATTAGGTGCAGATGATGCAATAGTTAACATTATTGCAGACAGAGTAAACAAACATTTATAAATTAACCCCCTAATACTTTTATTTTTTTAAAAACTACTTTTAAAATAAAGCAAAATTCCATATGATAATATGATAATATCAGAACTAGGAGAAAAAAAATTAATTAAAAAACTCCTCAAAAAACGAGATGAAACATTAACTAATCTCCCTAAAACAATTCTAAACAGTTATCATGATGATGCAGCACTACAAGAAAATAAGGACCAATACACTGTAATTTCTACTGATATGCTCATTCAACATACCCATTTTCCAAAACAAATGACCCCCTATCAAATGGGTGAAAAAATAGTTACTGTTAATGTAAGTGATATACTTGCAATGAATGCAAAACCTGAATCAATACTTATTTCCATGGCACTTCCAAAAACATTAGATGTACATGATTTTGATGAAATAATAGACGGTATTCTTAAAAAATGTGAAGAATATAAGATTACATTGATTGGTGGTGATTTAAATCAACATGATGAAATAATATTATGTGGAACAGCTACAGGCCAAATAAATAAGGAAGTAAAACTACAAAGAAATATAGAACCAACCAATTTAATAGCAGTAACAGGACAACTTGGAGGTCCAGCAGCAGCACTTGATTTAATTAACAATGATATGACCCTACCCTTACAAGACAAAGAAATTATACTAAATAGTTTATTAGAACCTAATTTACCCCTTAAAACATCAGAAATTCTTAGAAAACACCCTGAAATTGTTACAAGTATTACTGACATAACTGATGGATTAGCAGTAGAATTAGGACATTTACACGAAAAAAATAATAATCTAGGCTTCTGTATACATAAGAATAAAATACCATACAATAAATATTTAGAAGAAATTGCAAATGCCAACAATAAAAATTTAAATGAGTATTTATTTCATTTTGGAGAAGAATTTGAACTATTATTAACATTAAAAAAAGACAAATACAATAAATATAAACATGAACTAAAAGACATTCATGTAATTGGTGAAGTAAATAATAGTAATCAAATAACCATACTAGAGAATAATTCTATTAAAAATATGAAAATAAAAGGTTATGAACATTTAAAGGAGAATTAGGATGAATAGATGTGATATTTGCCCAAATAATTGTGATTATGATAATAATTCAATATGTCAACAAAGTCCAATATATGATGATGAAAATATAGTAGAAACATCTGCAATAGCAATAGATCCTATTGAAAAAAAACCCTTATATCATTTTATGCCAGGTACTAAAACACTATCCATTGGTACTGTTGGTTGTAATTTAAAATGTATTAATTGTCAAAATCATACTATAGCTCAACCAGAAAATACTATACTCGTACCTATAAAAACATATGCTCCAGAGGAACTGGTACAACAAGCAATAGATAATGATTTGGAAAGTATCTCCTGGACCTACAATGAACCTACAATACATCCTAAATGGATAATAAGTACTGCAAAAATAGCTAAAGATTATGATATTAAAACAATACTTGTTACAAATGGTTATACTAGTCAAAAAACATTAGATAAATTAGAAAAGTATGTAGATGCTGTAAATGTAGATATTAAAAGTATGGATGAAGAATTCTATAAAGAAGTATGTGTTGGAACATTGAAGCCTGTGTTAAATTCTATAAACTATTATGTTAAACATGGAGTTCATACAGAGGTGACTAATTTATTAATTCCAGGATACAATGATTCTACACAAGATATTAGAAAAATAATTAGTTTTATTGGAAATACATCTGATAAAATACCACTTCACTTCACCCGATTTTATCCTCAATTTAAATTAAATGACATTGAACCTACAAGAGAAAAAACAATATATAAAGCATGTGATCTTGCTCAATATCTGGGAATAAAATACACATACCCTGGAAATATAGAAGCATCATATAAGGATAATACTTATTGTAAAAATTGTAGACATCTCTTAATTGAAAGAAATGACTATGAAATTAAAAATCATGTTACAAAAATGGGTGGATGTCCAAATTGTAGTCATAAAGCCGATGTTTATCAAGAATAATTTATTTAAAAAAAGTAGAAAGAGAAGAGTATTTAGAATACTCCTCCACCCCCACCACCAAATCCTCCAGAACCAACATCACCTATACTTCCATAGGATCCAGAATCGTCAGGATGACTTAATGTATGGAAAGATG
Proteins encoded:
- the cfbA gene encoding sirohydrochlorin nickelochelatase, encoding MNKENNKTGILLVGHGSRLKYNKELVTEVARKYALTMPDYNVEVGFMELVEPSIPQSFNKLKETGVNKIIVNPVFLAHGMHTKIDIPTILGLGPLVDLENHPHHHHNHNHEHHHHHHRDAKSEPVEFDGEIIYLEPLGADDKIVDIITDRINNELEKNPTNPPENTGILLIGHGSTLPYNNEVIESIAKKYISQNKDYPIEVGFMQLSKPTILESFDKLKEKGVKKVIACPIFLAHGIHTKLDIPHSLGLNPEPIKSYPKNYDNIDVVEFDGEIILTEPIDANDSIIDIISERINPHL
- the amrS gene encoding AmmeMemoRadiSam system radical SAM enzyme, which translates into the protein MNRCDICPNNCDYDNNSICQQSPIYDDENIVETSAIAIDPIEKKPLYHFMPGTKTLSIGTVGCNLKCINCQNHTIAQPENTILVPIKTYAPEELVQQAIDNDLESISWTYNEPTIHPKWIISTAKIAKDYDIKTILVTNGYTSQKTLDKLEKYVDAVNVDIKSMDEEFYKEVCVGTLKPVLNSINYYVKHGVHTEVTNLLIPGYNDSTQDIRKIISFIGNTSDKIPLHFTRFYPQFKLNDIEPTREKTIYKACDLAQYLGIKYTYPGNIEASYKDNTYCKNCRHLLIERNDYEIKNHVTKMGGCPNCSHKADVYQE
- a CDS encoding Zn-ribbon domain-containing OB-fold protein, whose protein sequence is MSEIIKGWRHNDQRYNLIGTKCNKCGNTFFPKRVVCPNCRSHGDIEDLQFIGTGKIYTYSVIHAATDDFKTNSPYAVGIIELDEGAKVTAQIVDCDVNNLNIGDEVEVVFRKISEEGKEGVISYGYKFKLKE
- the cfbA gene encoding sirohydrochlorin nickelochelatase, whose amino-acid sequence is MDTNSNSKNDTGILLIGHGSRLPYNKEVVSEIAKKYAETKPDYNIEVGFMELAEPNIPQAFNKLKETGVKKIIVTPVFLAHGMHTKRDIPTILGLEPADIEAELSGGHHHDHGHDHDHEEHEHHHHHHHHHDEEPETIEFDGEIIYTEPLGADDAIVNIIADRVNKHL
- a CDS encoding Lrp/AsnC family transcriptional regulator, producing the protein MDENDKKILNELVENSRMPVSKLSLKTGIPDSTISNRIKKLEKNNVIEQYTTIVNPEAVGIKVTAMIIIQTETEKHENVEKELPKLKKVSEVYSISGEYDILIKVWSHTLEELNEIINAEIRTIDGIEELRELIVMERLKEEPLKLDLD
- the thiL gene encoding thiamine-phosphate kinase, whose product is MIISELGEKKLIKKLLKKRDETLTNLPKTILNSYHDDAALQENKDQYTVISTDMLIQHTHFPKQMTPYQMGEKIVTVNVSDILAMNAKPESILISMALPKTLDVHDFDEIIDGILKKCEEYKITLIGGDLNQHDEIILCGTATGQINKEVKLQRNIEPTNLIAVTGQLGGPAAALDLINNDMTLPLQDKEIILNSLLEPNLPLKTSEILRKHPEIVTSITDITDGLAVELGHLHEKNNNLGFCIHKNKIPYNKYLEEIANANNKNLNEYLFHFGEEFELLLTLKKDKYNKYKHELKDIHVIGEVNNSNQITILENNSIKNMKIKGYEHLKEN
- a CDS encoding trans-aconitate 2-methyltransferase, translated to METQKVKDAFNQGSNKYDNYRKQAIPLMDEFYQTAIDLTKKYNNPKILDLGAGTGILTELLHKQHPKSEITLIDMSHKMLEKARKKFENEILFNYIEANYLTHNFPEQYDIIISSLSIHHLTDDEKQELYEKIYNHLLDGGVFINADQVSGATDKTEQLYKEKDESHLQTQNMPEYEKEILRKRRTLDKPATLRDTIKWYKQIGYVNVDVFFKYYRYFVISGQK
- a CDS encoding YitT family protein, with the translated sequence MKKSIIKQYINLDLYDINFKQLLRNYFILIIGLFIMSFGVALSVKSDLGTTPISCIPNVLSFAVPLSLGTITVIFNMLLILIQIIVLKSNFEKIQLMQIVVTSIFGYFIDFALGVLSFVEPITLIDQWIVCIISCFVIALGVLLEVNSNAVVLPGEGVSLAIKSVTDIEFGKLKTAFDTSNVIIGVILSLVLYGTFKGIGLGTVFAGIVVGYIVRFYRNISVIILNKIKF